CGCCCGTTTGGAGGACTGGAGCGCTCGGCTGCGGGGCGCCTCGCCGTTGCTGGTCCCGTCGACGGCCGAGTTCTTTCTCCGGAACTGGCGATTTTCCTCGGGCAAGGCCGGCGCCCAATTGGGCTACTCGCCCCGCTCCCTGGAGGAGGGCTTGATCAGCACCAACCGGTGGATGGCTTCGTGAGGAGCAGAGGCGAGGACCTGAGGCAACTGGAACATGTACTGCCCCTGGCTTTCGCCTTTCTCCTTCCCTACGTGGACTACAGGCTGATCCTCTGCCTGAGCCTCCTTTCGTTCTTCTATGCCGCGTTCATATCTCCCCGTTGGATCCGGGTGACGACCCGCGATTCGGAAGGGGAGGCGGGATTTTCCCCCGGCAAGCTCTACTACGCCTTCGGGATCATGATGCTGCTCATCCTGTTTCGCGAGCGCCTTCATGTCGCTGCGGCGGTCTGGGCGGTTCTGGCGGTGGGAGACGCCGTTTCCAACCTGGCGGGGCGGCGGTGGCCCTGGGTCCGACTCCCCTACAATCGGGAGAAGAGCCTGGGCGGTTCCATCGGCTTCTTTCTGGCGGCGGCGGTGGCATCCTGGGTCCTCCTGGTCTGGAACCTGCCGCAAGCAGATGGCAGTTCCAATCTCAAGCTGGCCGCCTGTTGCATTTTCGGATCGCTGGTCTGCGCTTTGGCCGAGTCGTTGCCGAATCTGGTGGACGACAATCTGGTCATCGTGGTGGTCGGCGCCGGGATCTTCCCCTTGCTCCTGGACGTCCCCGGCCTGATTCCCGAGTTGTCCGCGCCCTGGTCCCACGCGGTCGGAATCAACTTCCTCCTGGCCGGCCTCGCCGTGATGGTGGGTTGGATCTCGTGGCGCGGCGCCGCCGCCGGCGTGGTCCTGGGGATCGGCGTCTATCTCTCGGCGGGTCCCGCAGGCTACGTCGTCCTCTGCCTCTTTTTCTTCCTGGGCGGGTTCAGCACATGGTTGGGGACGGGACGCAAGGAGGCCCTGGGGGTGGCCGAAGAGAATCTGGGGCGGAGAGGCGTCGCCAACGTCTTGTCCAAGGGTCTGGTGGCCGGCATCCTGGCGCTTTTGTTTTTCTGGACCGACAGCACCGTGGCGCGGGTGGCCTACACCGGCGCCCTGGCCGCCGCCGCCATGGACACGGTCGCTACCGAGATCGGACAGTGGTTGGGACGGGCTCCCCGGGATCTGCGGTCCTTCAAACCGGTTGCCGTGGGGACTCCCGGCGCCGTTTCACTCGCGGGCACGCTGGCCGGGCTGGTTGCGGCCCTGGCGGTCTCGTCGGTGCCGGCCGTATGGAACTGGATCCCTGCGTCGGCGCTGCCGGCGTTGGGGGCCGGGGCCATTGCGGGGAATGGAGTCGAGTCCTGGCTGGCCGGCGCCGGGAGGGACGCCCCGGGCCGGCACCAGGTGCTCAACTTGTACAATACGCTGGCGGGAGCCTGCGCCAGCGGCGGAATCTGGATCGTGTTGAGTTCCCCTGCAACCCCTTGAAGAATGGAACGCCCCCGAAGGATTCACGAACCTGCGGAATCGCTGCCGATGGTCCACGCCTGGCAGGCTTAAAGCACCCGCCGTGTCATGCCTGAATCAATCGTCCGTTACTTCCGGTTCATTCGCCCCTTCACCCTGCTGGTGCCGGCGTTGGGGATGGTCTGCGGCGCCCTCATGGGACTTTCGGCGGATCCGAAGGGAGTCTCCGATTGGAGCCCGGGGGCCGAGACTATCGTTCTGCGGATCGTCGCCGGGGCCGTTCTGGCAGCCGCGTTGAACGCCTTTTCCAACGGGCTCAACCAGATCTTCGACCAGGAGATCGACCGGATCAACAAGCCTCACCGCCTGTTGCCCTCGGGCCGCATCTCCGGACCGGAAGCGTGGTGCCTCAGTCTGGCTTTCCTGGTCATCGCCCTGTTGCTGGCCGCCTGGATCAATCTCCAGTGTTTCTTCGTCGTTCTT
This window of the Acidobacteriota bacterium genome carries:
- a CDS encoding DUF92 domain-containing protein yields the protein MRSRGEDLRQLEHVLPLAFAFLLPYVDYRLILCLSLLSFFYAAFISPRWIRVTTRDSEGEAGFSPGKLYYAFGIMMLLILFRERLHVAAAVWAVLAVGDAVSNLAGRRWPWVRLPYNREKSLGGSIGFFLAAAVASWVLLVWNLPQADGSSNLKLAACCIFGSLVCALAESLPNLVDDNLVIVVVGAGIFPLLLDVPGLIPELSAPWSHAVGINFLLAGLAVMVGWISWRGAAAGVVLGIGVYLSAGPAGYVVLCLFFFLGGFSTWLGTGRKEALGVAEENLGRRGVANVLSKGLVAGILALLFFWTDSTVARVAYTGALAAAAMDTVATEIGQWLGRAPRDLRSFKPVAVGTPGAVSLAGTLAGLVAALAVSSVPAVWNWIPASALPALGAGAIAGNGVESWLAGAGRDAPGRHQVLNLYNTLAGACASGGIWIVLSSPATP